A genomic region of Zea mays cultivar B73 chromosome 6, Zm-B73-REFERENCE-NAM-5.0, whole genome shotgun sequence contains the following coding sequences:
- the LOC100381681 gene encoding Putative septum site-determining protein minD homolog, chloroplastic-like: protein MAFAPPHLLPLPPPPAAASTRAVSARNHGGRTAPELSGPTPRVVVVTSGKGGVGKTTTTANLAASLARLGLPAVAVDADAGLRNLDLLLGLENRVHLTAADVLAGDCRLDQALVRHRALHDLHLLCLSKPRSKLPLAFGSKTLTWVADALRRSTSPPAFILIDCPAGVDAGFVTAIAPAEEAVLVTTPDITALRDADRVAGLLECDGIKDIKIVVNRVRPDLVKGEDMMSALDVQEMLGLPLLGVVPEDTEVIRSTNRGVPLVLNDPPTPAGLALEQATWRLVERDAMTAVMVEEQERPEKKGGGGGFFSFFGGR from the exons ATGGCGTTCGCGCCGCCGCACCTCCTCCCGCTGCCCCCTCCTCCGGCGGCGGCATCCACGCGGGCCGTCTCCGCGCGCAACCACGGGGGGCGCACGGCGCCTGAGCTCTCGGGCCCGACCCCGCGCGTGGTGGTCGTCACCTCCGGCAAGGGCGGCGTCGGAAAGACGACCACCACCGCCAACCTCGCCGCCTCTCTCGCGCGCCTCGGCCTCCCAGCCGTCGCCGTCGACGCCGATGCTGGCCTCCGCAACCTCGACCTCCTGCTCGGCCTCGAGAACCGCGTCCACCTCACCGCCGCCGACGTCCTCGCGGGAGACTGCCGACTCGACCAGGCGCTCGTCCGCCACCGCGCGCTCCACGACCTCCACCTCCTCTGCCTctccaagccccgctccaagctgCCCCTCGCGTTCGGATCCAAGACCCTCACCTGGGTCGCGGACGCGCTACGACGCTCGACCAGCCCACCCGCATTCATCCTCATCGACTGCCCCGCAG GTGTTGATGCTGGGTTTGTCACTGCCATTGCACCCGCAGAAGAGGCGGTGCTCGTTACCACTCCCGACATTACGGCTCTCCGCGATGCTGACCGTGTCGCGGGACTGCTGGAGTGCGATGGCATCAAAGACATCAAGATCGTTGTCAACCGAGTGCGGCCAGACCTGGTGAAGGGGGAGGACATGATGTCAGCGCTGGACGTGCAGGAAATGCTCGGGTTGCCTTTACTAGGCGTGGTGCCAGAGGACACGGAGGTGATCCGGAGTACGAATAGGGGCGTGCCGCTGGTGCTGAATGACCCGCCCACGCCTGCTGGCCTTGCTCTGGAGCAGGCTACTTGGAGATTGGTGGAAAGAGATGCGATGACGGCGGTCATGGTCGAAGAGCAGGAGAGGCCCGAGAAGaaaggaggcggaggcggcttcTTCTCGTTCTTCGGCGGCAGGTGA
- the LOC100284797 gene encoding glycoside hydrolase, family 28 precursor, with translation MAPRTLGLNAAPLLQILRSLCLLALAAAAAVSGRRHGASPARGSGQSMYLAPACRAHTASVADFGGVGDGTTSNTAAFRSAVDHLSQYSGEGGGGGMLYVPAGKWLTGPFNLTSHFTLYLHQDAVILGSQDVGEWPIVDPLPSYGRGRDKVGGRFASLIGGSNLTDVVITGSNGTIDGQGAMWWSKFHKNQLKYTRGYLIELMHSDTIYISNLTLLNSPAWNIHPVYSSNIVVQGITILAPTNSPNTDGINPDSCSHVRIEDCYIVSGDDCVAIKSGWDEYGISYGMPSQHIVIRRLTCVSPTSAVIALGSEMSGGIQDVRAEDITAINTESAVRIKTAVGRGAYVRDVFARRMTLTTMKRVFWMTGDYKSHPDDKYDPNAVPVVANISYQDVVATGVYKEAARLQGIQGAPFRGICVANVTADLSKSRKYPWNCADIEGVSANVSPAPCDPLQGAHDGACPFPTDTLPIDQVTVQQCAYDIPATN, from the exons ATGGCGCCGCGAACGCTCGGCCTCAACGCGGCCCCGCTCCTCCAG ATTCTGCGGTCCCTGTGCCTCCTGGCCctcgccgcggcggcggcggtgtcCGGGCGGCGCCACGGGGCCTCCCCGGCGCGCGGCAGCGGGCAGAGCATGTACCTGGCGCCGGCCTGCCGGGCGCACACGGCGTCGGTGGCGGACTTCGGCGGCGTGGGCGACGGCACCACTTCCAACACCGCGGCGTTCCGGTCCGCGGTGGACCACCTGTCGCAGTACTCGGGcgagggcggcggcggtggcatgCTGTACGTGCCCGCGGGCAAGTGGCTGACGGGCCCCTTCAACCTGACCAGCCACTTCACCCTCTACCTCCACCAAGACGCCGTCATCCTCGGCTCCCAGGACGTAGGCGAGTGGCCAATCGTGGATCCCCTGCCTTCTTACGGAAGAGGGAGGGACAAGGTCGGAGGGAGGTTCGCTAGCCTCATCGGCGGATCGAACCTGACCGACGTAGTCATCACTGGCAGCAACGGGACGATCGATGGGCAGGGCGCCATGTGGTGGTCCAAGTTCCACAAGAACCAGCTCAAGTACACGCGCGGCTACCTCATCGAGCTGATGCACTCGGACACCATCTACATCTCCAACCTGACGCTGCTCAACTCGCCGGCGTGGAACATCCACCCAGTCTACAGCAGCAACATCGTGGTGCAAGGCATCACCATCCTGGCGCCGACCAACTCGCCCAACACCGACGGCATCAACCCAGACTCCTGCTCTCACGTCCGCATCGAGGACTGCTACATCGTGTCGGGCGACGACTGCGTGGCCATCAAGAGCGGCTGGGACGAGTACGGCATCTCGTACGGGATGCCCAGCCAGCACATCGTCATCCGCCGCCTCACGTGCGTGTCCCCGACCAGCGCCGTCATCGCGCTGGGCAGCGAGATGTCGGGCGGCATCCAGGACGTGCGCGCCGAGGACATCACGGCGATCAACACCGAGTCCGCCGTGCGCATCAAGACCGCCGTCGGCCGCGGCGCCTACGTCAGGGACGTGTTCGCGCGCCGGATGACGCTCACCACCATGAAGCGGGTGTTCTGGATGACGGGCGACTACAAGTCCCACCCGGACGACAAGTACGACCCCAACGCCGTCCCCGTTGTCGCCAACATCAGCTACCAGGACGTGGTGGCCACGGGGGTCTACAAGGAGGCGGCGCGCCTCCAGGGCATCCAGGGCGCACCGTTCCGGGGCATCTGCGTCGCCAACGTCACCGCCGACCTGTCCAAGTCCAGGAAGTACCCATGGAACTGCGCCGACATCGAGGGAGTGTCGGCCAACGTCAGCCCCGCGCCGTGCGACCCGCTACAGGGCGCGCACGACGGCGCATGCCCGTTCCCGACCGACACGCTGCCCATCGACCAGGTCACAGTGCAGCAGTGCGCATACGACATCCCGGCCACCAACTAG